One Bacteroidota bacterium genomic window carries:
- a CDS encoding ABC transporter permease, with the protein MNLSLFIARRYLISKKSHNAINVITAISIVGVTVGTTALIVVLSVFNGFENLVMSLYNSFDPDIEITAKYGKTFEPSDYLYQQLTSVEGIRALSPVVEENALLKYNNRQYIATIKGVNSDYLQQTGLDTMLADGKIALQRDCTYFALVGQGVANKLGVNIHDVLSFLQVYVPRRGVTFNSLNPESAFTSEAVTAGGIFAIQQDFDSKYVLLPLPFVKKMLNYSSQVSAIEILIKPGTDIKKVQAQIEQISGNKLIVKNRFQQHALLYKIMRSEKWAVFLILGFILIIATFNVIGSLTMLIIEKKKDMVVLRSMGATVSFIRKLFLTEGLMISFIGGISGLLLGTAICLSQLHFGWIKMPGGGSFVVDTYPVRMQLSDFVFVFGTVLTIGFLAAFYPSQTLIKKEHIQIK; encoded by the coding sequence ATGAATCTTTCACTATTCATTGCCAGGCGCTACCTTATTTCAAAAAAATCGCACAATGCGATAAATGTTATTACTGCTATTTCTATTGTAGGTGTAACCGTTGGTACTACTGCACTAATTGTGGTACTTTCTGTATTTAATGGATTTGAAAATCTGGTCATGTCCTTGTACAATTCATTTGATCCCGATATTGAAATAACCGCAAAATATGGTAAAACATTTGAACCTTCTGATTACCTGTACCAACAATTAACTAGTGTTGAAGGAATTCGTGCACTAAGTCCTGTTGTTGAAGAAAACGCGCTACTGAAATACAATAACCGACAGTATATAGCCACCATCAAGGGAGTTAACAGTGATTACTTGCAACAAACCGGACTCGATACTATGCTTGCCGATGGTAAAATTGCCCTGCAACGCGACTGCACGTATTTTGCTTTAGTTGGTCAAGGTGTTGCCAATAAATTGGGAGTAAATATTCACGATGTGTTGAGTTTTTTGCAAGTATACGTTCCCAGGCGAGGTGTTACTTTTAATAGCTTAAATCCTGAAAGCGCATTTACAAGTGAAGCCGTAACTGCCGGTGGAATATTTGCAATACAACAAGATTTTGATTCAAAGTATGTGCTGCTTCCTTTGCCTTTTGTAAAAAAAATGTTGAACTACTCAAGCCAAGTTAGCGCAATTGAAATTCTAATTAAACCGGGAACTGATATCAAAAAAGTACAAGCACAAATTGAACAAATTTCCGGAAACAAATTAATCGTGAAAAACCGCTTCCAGCAACATGCATTGCTCTATAAAATTATGCGTTCAGAAAAATGGGCGGTTTTTTTAATTCTTGGATTTATATTGATTATCGCTACGTTTAATGTAATAGGGTCGCTTACCATGCTCATAATTGAGAAGAAAAAAGATATGGTTGTTTTAAGAAGTATGGGTGCTACAGTTTCCTTTATTCGAAAATTGTTTTTAACTGAAGGCTTGATGATTTCCTTTATCGGAGGCATTTCAGGTTTGTTATTGGGAACCGCAATTTGCCTATCGCAACTTCATTTTGGATGGATTAAAATGCCGGGCGGCGGTTCTTTTGTAGTAGATACCTATCCCGTTAGGATGCAACTTAGCGATTTTGTTTTTGTTTTTGGAACAGTGCTTACCATTGGGTTTTTAGCAGCTTTTTACCCTTCTCAAACACTTATTAAAAAGGAACATATTCAAATAAAATAG
- a CDS encoding class I SAM-dependent methyltransferase — MFYDPIKSSLGKVFNTTPFLRIVFYKLLDLLLLRSWHIHKEIKLWNRSSRSYISILDAGMGFGQYSYYLSGINSKWTIKAVDVKEEQVADCSRFFKKVKRNNVHFSVEDLTVFKQENSFDLVLSVDVMEHILEDVQVFKNFHASLKSGGMLLISTPSDQGGSDVHSDGETSFIEEHVRDGYNAKEIADKLKSAGFSKADVRYSYGTPGKISWKLSMKYPILMLGKSKLFYLILPLYYLITYPISFVLNYLDTHMDHPTGTGLIVKAWK; from the coding sequence ATGTTTTACGACCCAATTAAAAGTTCATTAGGTAAAGTTTTTAATACCACGCCTTTTTTACGCATCGTTTTTTACAAATTACTCGATTTGCTATTGCTTCGTAGTTGGCATATTCACAAAGAAATTAAATTGTGGAATCGCTCTAGTAGAAGCTATATTTCTATTCTTGATGCAGGAATGGGCTTTGGGCAATATTCCTATTACCTATCAGGTATTAATTCAAAATGGACAATTAAAGCAGTGGATGTAAAAGAAGAACAAGTTGCAGATTGTTCCCGCTTTTTTAAGAAAGTAAAGCGAAACAATGTGCATTTTAGTGTTGAAGACCTCACTGTTTTTAAGCAAGAAAATAGTTTTGATTTAGTTTTATCAGTTGATGTGATGGAGCATATTTTAGAAGATGTGCAGGTGTTCAAAAACTTTCATGCCTCCCTTAAAAGTGGTGGTATGTTGTTAATTTCAACTCCTTCTGACCAGGGAGGTTCTGATGTGCATAGCGATGGAGAAACTTCATTTATTGAAGAACATGTTAGAGATGGATACAATGCGAAGGAAATTGCCGATAAATTAAAATCTGCCGGCTTTAGTAAAGCTGACGTGCGCTACTCTTACGGTACTCCGGGTAAAATTTCGTGGAAGCTCAGTATGAAATATCCTATTCTAATGCTCGGTAAGTCTAAATTGTTTTACCTCATACTTCCGCTGTATTATTTAATTACTTATCCGATTTCGTTTGTGCTTAACTATTTGGATACCCATATGGATCACCCAACCGGTACCGGATTAATAGTTAAGGCCTGGAAATAA
- the rbfA gene encoding 30S ribosome-binding factor RbfA: protein MDSTRQNKVSRLLQKELGEFFQRESGNLFNRAFITVTTVRISADLSVAKVYLSILIEKDREPTLKLIKSQSKEIRKRIGDRIKQQVRIIPNFEFFIDDSLDYAMKIESLLKK, encoded by the coding sequence ATGGATTCTACACGTCAAAATAAGGTATCGCGCCTATTGCAAAAAGAGCTCGGCGAATTTTTTCAGCGCGAAAGTGGAAACTTATTTAACAGAGCTTTCATTACTGTTACAACAGTGCGAATAAGTGCTGATTTATCAGTTGCTAAAGTGTATCTAAGTATTTTGATCGAAAAGGATAGGGAACCAACACTTAAGCTTATCAAATCGCAAAGCAAGGAAATCAGAAAACGCATCGGCGATAGAATTAAACAACAGGTTCGGATAATTCCAAACTTCGAATTTTTTATCGACGACTCGCTCGACTATGCCATGAAAATTGAATCACTTCTTAAAAAATAA
- the der gene encoding ribosome biogenesis GTPase Der has translation MSNIVAIVGRPNVGKSTLFNRLTETRAAIVDEISGVTRDRHYGKCEWNGREFSVIDTGGYVTGSDDIFEGEIRKQVKIAIDEASVLLFVVDVATGATDDDRDVANLLRKTKKKVFLIANKVDNGDRQAWAAEFYGLGLGEVYCISSINGSGTGDLLDDVVKSFKSEEDEEQLDLPKFAIVGRPNVGKSSLLNALVGEERNIVTNIAGTTRDTIHTRYQSFGHDFLLVDTAGVRKKGKVHEDLEFYSVMRSIKAIESCDVCLLVLDAKEGIESQDLNIFHLAERNRKGIVILVNKWDLIEKENNTTKDYEEKIRKKLMPFKDVPIVFISALSKQRIFKALEVATKVHQNRTQRIKTNVLNEVMLPIIQANPPPALNGQYIKIKFCTQLPTLAPSFAFFCNQPQLVKESYRRFVENQMRLKFDFEGVPLQLFFRLK, from the coding sequence GTGTCAAATATTGTAGCAATTGTTGGTCGTCCTAATGTTGGAAAATCAACGCTTTTTAATCGCCTTACCGAAACCCGTGCTGCCATTGTCGACGAAATTAGCGGCGTTACCCGCGACCGTCACTATGGAAAATGTGAATGGAATGGTCGTGAGTTTAGTGTAATTGATACGGGTGGCTATGTAACAGGTTCTGACGATATTTTTGAAGGAGAAATACGGAAGCAAGTAAAAATTGCAATTGACGAAGCATCTGTACTTTTATTTGTAGTGGATGTTGCGACCGGTGCTACTGACGACGATAGAGATGTTGCCAATTTACTTCGAAAAACAAAAAAGAAGGTATTTTTAATAGCCAACAAGGTGGATAATGGCGACCGTCAGGCATGGGCTGCTGAATTTTATGGTTTAGGTCTTGGAGAAGTGTATTGCATCTCGTCAATAAATGGCAGCGGCACAGGTGATTTACTCGACGATGTGGTAAAATCCTTTAAGAGTGAAGAAGATGAAGAACAACTCGACCTACCAAAGTTTGCAATTGTTGGTCGCCCGAATGTTGGAAAATCGTCACTACTGAATGCCTTAGTAGGCGAGGAGCGAAACATTGTAACCAATATAGCTGGTACCACACGCGATACAATTCACACGCGCTACCAAAGCTTTGGACACGATTTTTTATTGGTTGATACAGCAGGAGTTCGAAAGAAAGGAAAGGTTCACGAAGACCTCGAATTTTATTCCGTAATGCGCTCTATTAAAGCTATCGAAAGCTGCGATGTTTGCTTATTAGTGCTCGATGCGAAGGAAGGAATTGAATCTCAGGATTTAAATATTTTTCACCTAGCTGAACGCAATCGAAAGGGTATAGTTATCCTAGTGAATAAATGGGATTTAATAGAAAAGGAAAATAATACCACCAAAGACTACGAAGAAAAAATTCGTAAAAAATTGATGCCATTCAAGGATGTTCCCATTGTTTTTATTTCTGCGTTAAGCAAACAACGCATATTTAAAGCATTGGAAGTAGCTACCAAAGTGCATCAAAACCGCACACAGCGAATAAAAACCAATGTACTCAACGAGGTAATGCTTCCCATTATACAAGCCAATCCACCACCTGCTTTAAATGGACAATACATAAAAATTAAATTTTGTACCCAGTTGCCTACACTGGCGCCTTCCTTTGCTTTTTTCTGCAATCAGCCGCAATTAGTAAAGGAATCGTACCGAAGATTTGTTGAAAATCAAATGCGACTTAAGTTCGATTTTGAAGGTGTCCCACTACAACTGTTTTTCCGTTTAAAATAA
- a CDS encoding T9SS type A sorting domain-containing protein: MKKLRSSLKLILALVLCLGVKQASSQITVSTTNTFTNNNGSGTVTFNFENTNTSDIIITDIEGITGSSGTFSVDFWYKTTPVNGAPGAISVANGWTLVATGTITGVANTISTTTQSFFSGLNFNVPAGALYGFAVSAYNGTAGVQRYHTIVAPNLPTVTMSAGGCNIITGTNIGYGGGAPPTAPGNTPRGWLGSISFIPAIPCTAPPTAGMTISNDSTVCPNTNFTLGLTGNTLASGLSYQWLSSSNNTSWTPISGATNINYNTSQLTNTYYRCIVTCNSVSDTSSSVFITTNSFINCYCTSNPTSAAGSDIGNLAVASLNNGVAGAATNNPASTGTYTDYTSLPPTALTQGASYPLAITQINSAGFTVNFATVHIDFDHDGIFDPVTETFAIGASNAAAGGNIINGNIAIPFTALTGQTRMRVKLQAGGSATQSPCGTYGTGETEDYIVSIAAGSPCTAPPTAGTTMSSLSSVCPSTSVTISLSGNSIGTGQTYVWESSPNGTNWTTVNGVSSTFFIATITNTIQYRCIVTCSGQSATSTPVVVTINPPSLCYCVTGLGGGNCGGNLITTVEITGTTLNSVSADTCTFTTGNTLTVYPPTGATTATLIQGVTYDLNVTLSASSIVSVWIDYDRNGIYAASEWQQVAVTSTSGTPNTIQINVPFSSGLGQTGMRVRSRGVGNTNGAPDACTNFGSGESEDYVITIIPNTPCAGTPIAGTTVSSVVSACPNVPFSLSLSGNTLASGLTYQWQNSTNNVLWNSITGATNVGYSTTQVADYYYRCIVSCGAASDTSTALLVTTNSFFTCYCASNATDPADSDIGNVSIGSLNNGNPNPATNNSTATSTYTSYSNVSPPVLLKGLNYPISVTQINQLAFLACNLKVYIDYNQDGIYDTATEEVLNGQSNANLGGNVMSGNVQIPTTASSGLTGMRVVLVEGTFSTVTPCGTYFNGETEDYIVEIQTPLPCSTPPAAGTAICTATSVCANTPFDLNLSGSANASGLTYQWQESSNGTSWQNLPGATSILYSYSQVAATYYRCEVICSGVSSFSTPVLVGLNSFYTCYCTSGATSTGDDDIGNVTFGLMSNGIASPSTQNPTSVNTYSNFTNLPPYSYIQTLTYPISMTQINLNGFYVNSGAIFIDFDHDGTFDPSTESVLSGTTSAGNTTISGTLTIPLSALTGITGMRVVMKETATPAAQPCGTYTWGETEDYLINILAPNSCTVPFIAGFAKTSSSLVCASDVFTLSIDSLPPDTGFTFQWQQSFDSINWSNIVGATTQIYNGTQSFKSWYRCNVTCNGGSMESSIATKILNKPVTQCDYCNSIINGNCSTDYFIDSLAIGGTTLNNANTGCAANAGFAYSKYPFNGNTTADLGRGNYYDLYVKTSGSCNISVWIDYDQSGTFDAKEWIQVSQATDSAVATTVPLVLPTGATLGATGLRIRSRKAGNINMAADACSTYGSGETEDYYINIIEAISTGKELSNDKNVRIYPNPASGNVTLEYHSEEAKTLQIKLLNATGSCVFSETTDKFKNSYSAKLSLDDFAPGIYFVQFTTDKSVSIKKLIIQK, from the coding sequence ATGAAAAAACTTAGAAGTAGCTTAAAATTAATATTGGCTTTAGTTCTGTGTCTTGGTGTTAAACAAGCTTCAAGTCAAATAACAGTTTCAACTACCAATACCTTTACAAATAATAACGGTAGTGGTACTGTAACATTTAACTTTGAAAATACCAACACAAGCGACATTATCATTACCGATATTGAAGGAATAACCGGATCAAGTGGCACATTTTCGGTAGATTTTTGGTATAAAACTACTCCGGTTAATGGGGCTCCGGGAGCAATTTCGGTAGCAAATGGTTGGACACTTGTTGCAACAGGTACGATAACAGGTGTTGCCAACACAATCTCTACAACCACTCAATCATTTTTTAGCGGATTGAATTTTAATGTTCCGGCTGGAGCGCTTTATGGATTTGCTGTATCGGCTTACAATGGAACTGCCGGAGTTCAACGTTATCATACAATTGTTGCCCCCAATCTTCCAACTGTAACAATGTCGGCAGGTGGTTGTAACATTATAACGGGAACAAACATTGGATATGGAGGCGGAGCACCGCCAACAGCGCCAGGAAACACACCGCGAGGTTGGTTAGGTTCTATCTCTTTTATACCTGCAATTCCCTGTACTGCACCGCCTACAGCTGGTATGACAATTTCAAATGATTCAACTGTTTGCCCTAACACAAATTTCACGCTTGGTTTAACAGGAAACACACTGGCTTCAGGATTGTCATACCAATGGTTATCTTCTTCCAATAACACAAGCTGGACTCCTATTTCCGGTGCTACAAATATTAATTATAATACTAGCCAATTAACAAATACCTATTATCGTTGTATTGTTACCTGCAACAGTGTAAGTGATACTTCGAGCAGTGTATTTATTACTACCAATTCATTTATTAATTGCTATTGTACTTCAAATCCAACTTCAGCAGCTGGTAGTGATATAGGAAATCTTGCTGTTGCCAGTTTAAATAATGGAGTTGCCGGTGCTGCAACTAACAACCCAGCATCAACCGGAACCTATACTGATTACACTTCTTTACCTCCTACTGCGCTCACCCAAGGAGCAAGCTATCCATTAGCTATTACTCAAATCAATAGTGCCGGTTTTACAGTGAACTTTGCAACTGTTCATATTGATTTTGATCACGATGGTATTTTTGACCCGGTGACCGAAACTTTTGCTATTGGAGCAAGTAACGCTGCTGCAGGAGGAAACATAATTAACGGGAATATTGCTATACCATTTACTGCGTTAACCGGTCAAACCAGAATGCGTGTAAAATTGCAAGCAGGAGGTTCAGCGACACAAAGTCCTTGTGGGACTTACGGAACCGGTGAAACAGAGGATTATATTGTTTCAATTGCAGCTGGTTCACCTTGTACGGCACCGCCAACAGCAGGTACCACTATGAGTTCGCTTTCGAGCGTGTGTCCTAGTACATCGGTTACTATTTCATTAAGTGGAAATTCAATAGGCACCGGTCAAACTTATGTTTGGGAATCTTCTCCGAATGGAACAAACTGGACAACAGTTAATGGTGTAAGTTCAACCTTTTTTATTGCGACAATCACTAACACAATTCAGTACCGTTGTATAGTAACTTGCAGTGGGCAAAGCGCAACTTCAACTCCTGTTGTCGTTACAATTAACCCACCTTCGTTATGTTATTGTGTAACCGGGCTTGGTGGTGGAAACTGTGGAGGTAATTTAATAACCACGGTAGAAATAACCGGAACAACCCTGAATAGTGTATCAGCTGATACCTGTACCTTTACAACCGGAAATACATTAACTGTTTATCCGCCAACAGGTGCAACCACTGCAACATTAATTCAAGGTGTTACATATGACTTAAATGTAACACTTTCTGCGAGCAGTATAGTTTCTGTTTGGATTGACTATGATAGGAATGGAATATATGCAGCAAGTGAATGGCAGCAGGTTGCAGTTACTTCAACATCAGGAACACCCAATACAATTCAAATTAATGTTCCCTTTTCATCTGGCCTCGGCCAAACAGGTATGCGTGTGAGAAGTAGAGGTGTGGGTAATACTAATGGAGCTCCGGATGCATGTACCAATTTTGGTAGTGGTGAATCTGAAGACTATGTTATAACTATTATTCCGAATACACCTTGTGCAGGAACTCCAATTGCAGGTACAACGGTATCTAGTGTTGTTTCAGCCTGTCCGAATGTTCCTTTCAGCTTAAGTTTAAGTGGAAATACACTAGCTTCAGGCTTAACATATCAATGGCAAAATTCAACCAATAATGTTTTATGGAATTCTATAACTGGAGCAACTAATGTGGGCTATTCAACTACGCAGGTTGCTGACTATTATTACAGATGTATTGTTAGTTGTGGCGCTGCTTCCGATACTTCAACTGCTTTATTAGTAACAACAAATTCATTTTTTACTTGTTACTGTGCTTCAAATGCAACCGACCCGGCTGATAGCGATATTGGAAATGTAAGCATTGGTTCATTAAATAATGGGAATCCAAATCCTGCAACAAACAATTCAACGGCTACTTCAACCTATACCAGTTATAGTAACGTTTCACCGCCTGTATTGCTAAAAGGATTAAATTATCCTATTTCAGTAACACAAATAAACCAGCTTGCATTTTTAGCTTGCAACTTAAAAGTGTATATCGATTATAACCAAGATGGAATTTATGATACAGCAACTGAGGAAGTGCTTAATGGACAGTCGAATGCAAATTTAGGTGGTAATGTAATGAGTGGAAATGTGCAGATTCCAACTACTGCTAGTAGTGGTTTAACTGGAATGCGCGTGGTTCTGGTGGAGGGAACGTTTTCGACTGTTACACCTTGTGGAACTTATTTTAATGGTGAAACAGAAGATTATATTGTAGAAATACAAACTCCATTGCCTTGTAGCACTCCTCCTGCTGCTGGAACTGCGATATGTACAGCTACCTCAGTATGTGCAAACACTCCATTTGATTTAAATTTATCAGGAAGTGCTAATGCTTCCGGGTTAACCTATCAATGGCAAGAATCGAGCAATGGAACTAGTTGGCAAAATTTACCAGGAGCTACTTCCATTTTGTATTCCTATTCACAGGTTGCTGCAACTTATTATCGTTGTGAAGTTATTTGTTCAGGAGTTTCATCTTTTTCAACACCTGTTTTAGTAGGTTTAAATTCGTTTTATACCTGCTATTGTACCAGCGGAGCCACCAGCACAGGAGACGATGATATAGGTAATGTTACTTTTGGATTAATGAGTAATGGTATTGCAAGTCCTTCTACTCAAAATCCTACTTCTGTAAATACCTATTCAAATTTCACGAATTTGCCACCATATAGCTATATACAAACACTTACCTACCCTATTTCAATGACACAAATTAATTTGAATGGATTTTATGTTAATAGTGGGGCTATTTTTATTGATTTTGACCACGATGGAACATTTGACCCTTCTACCGAATCGGTATTGAGTGGTACTACATCGGCAGGGAATACTACTATAAGTGGCACTTTAACAATCCCTCTTTCTGCCTTAACCGGAATAACCGGAATGCGTGTTGTAATGAAAGAAACCGCTACCCCTGCAGCCCAGCCTTGTGGAACTTATACTTGGGGTGAAACAGAAGATTACTTGATAAATATTTTAGCACCCAACTCTTGCACAGTACCGTTTATTGCCGGCTTTGCAAAAACAAGTTCTAGTCTTGTTTGTGCAAGCGATGTATTTACATTATCAATTGACAGTTTGCCGCCAGATACTGGATTTACTTTTCAATGGCAACAATCGTTTGACAGCATTAATTGGAGCAATATTGTTGGAGCTACTACCCAAATATATAATGGAACACAAAGTTTTAAATCGTGGTACCGCTGTAATGTTACCTGCAATGGGGGAAGTATGGAAAGCTCAATTGCAACTAAAATACTGAACAAACCGGTTACTCAGTGTGATTATTGCAACTCCATTATCAATGGGAATTGCAGTACCGATTATTTTATTGACTCATTGGCTATTGGTGGAACAACCTTAAATAATGCCAACACTGGTTGTGCTGCCAATGCCGGATTTGCATATTCAAAATATCCGTTCAATGGTAATACAACAGCTGATTTAGGTAGAGGCAATTACTACGATTTGTACGTAAAAACTTCGGGGTCTTGCAATATTTCAGTTTGGATAGATTATGATCAAAGTGGAACTTTTGATGCTAAGGAGTGGATTCAGGTTAGTCAAGCAACCGATTCGGCTGTGGCTACTACTGTTCCTTTAGTATTACCTACCGGCGCAACATTAGGTGCAACCGGACTTCGAATTCGTTCGCGCAAAGCCGGTAACATAAACATGGCAGCAGATGCTTGTAGCACTTATGGTAGTGGCGAAACTGAGGACTATTACATAAATATAATAGAGGCTATTTCTACCGGTAAGGAACTAAGTAACGATAAAAATGTTCGCATATATCCCAATCCGGCATCAGGAAATGTAACTTTGGAATATCACTCTGAAGAGGCAAAAACTTTACAGATAAAGTTATTAAACGCAACTGGAAGTTGTGTGTTTTCTGAAACTACAGATAAATTTAAAAATAGTTATTCTGCCAAATTATCCTTAGATGATTTTGCTCCGGGAATTTATTTTGTACAGTTTACTACTGATAAATCTGTAAGTATAAAAAAGCTGATTATTCAAAAATAA
- a CDS encoding T9SS type A sorting domain-containing protein: MQSYSHKLNVNDLARGIYFVQFISDKQVLTKKVVLN, translated from the coding sequence ATTCAAAGCTATTCACACAAATTAAATGTAAACGACCTGGCGCGTGGAATTTACTTTGTGCAATTCATTAGTGATAAGCAAGTGCTTACTAAGAAGGTAGTACTTAATTAA
- the asnS gene encoding asparagine--tRNA ligase has product MSRTKICDLLVSSEYQKDVTVKGWVRTKRGNKNVAFIAVNDGSTIHTIQAVVDVAQFDEEILKLITTGSCVKIDGLLVQSQGQGQSVEIQAKNIEVYGTADAETYPLQKKGHTLEFLREIAHLRPRTNTFGAVLRIRHHMAFAIHNYFNSKGFFYLHTPIITGSDAEGAGEMFHVTNFDIANPPKNEDGTINYAEDFFGKETNLTVSGQLEGELGAMALSQIYTFGPTFRAENSNTARHLAEFWMIEPEMAFYELEDNMNLVEDFLKYLIGYCLQHCKDDLEFLNKMYDTELIQRLQMVQSTAFERLTYTAAIEILKASKHPFEYPVDWGTDLQSEHERYLVEKHFKKPVILTNYPKHIKAFYMKQDEDGKTVRAMDVLFPGIDEIVGGSQREDNYEKLLNRVREMGIPEKDIWWYLETRKFGTAPHSGFGLGFERLILFVTGMSNIRDVIPFPRTPKNAEF; this is encoded by the coding sequence ATGAGCAGAACAAAAATTTGTGATTTACTGGTATCAAGCGAATACCAAAAGGATGTAACCGTTAAGGGTTGGGTGCGCACCAAAAGAGGCAATAAAAATGTTGCCTTTATTGCCGTAAATGATGGTTCCACTATACATACCATTCAGGCAGTTGTTGATGTTGCTCAATTTGATGAAGAAATTTTAAAATTAATTACTACAGGTTCTTGTGTTAAAATTGACGGATTATTGGTGCAATCGCAAGGACAGGGACAATCGGTTGAAATACAAGCAAAAAATATTGAAGTTTACGGCACTGCCGATGCCGAAACATATCCCCTACAAAAAAAGGGACACACTTTGGAGTTTTTACGCGAAATAGCGCACCTTCGTCCGCGTACCAATACCTTTGGCGCTGTGTTGCGTATACGGCATCACATGGCTTTTGCCATACACAATTATTTTAATTCGAAAGGATTTTTTTATTTGCATACTCCCATTATTACTGGTTCTGATGCAGAAGGAGCAGGTGAAATGTTTCATGTTACCAATTTTGACATTGCCAATCCTCCTAAAAATGAGGATGGAACAATCAATTATGCAGAAGATTTTTTTGGGAAAGAAACCAACCTTACTGTTTCAGGTCAATTAGAAGGTGAGTTGGGAGCTATGGCACTTTCTCAAATTTATACGTTTGGCCCCACCTTTAGAGCCGAAAATTCGAATACAGCCCGACACCTTGCTGAATTTTGGATGATTGAACCCGAAATGGCATTTTACGAGTTGGAAGACAACATGAATTTGGTGGAAGATTTTTTAAAATATTTGATTGGATATTGTTTGCAACACTGTAAAGATGATTTGGAGTTTTTGAACAAAATGTACGACACCGAACTTATTCAACGTTTACAAATGGTGCAATCTACAGCGTTTGAACGACTTACTTATACAGCTGCCATTGAGATTTTAAAAGCAAGCAAACATCCTTTTGAATACCCTGTTGATTGGGGAACAGATTTGCAGTCGGAACATGAGCGCTATTTGGTAGAGAAACACTTTAAAAAACCGGTTATTTTAACCAATTATCCAAAGCATATAAAAGCGTTTTACATGAAGCAGGATGAAGATGGGAAAACTGTGCGTGCTATGGATGTTTTGTTTCCCGGAATTGACGAAATAGTTGGAGGTTCGCAGCGTGAAGACAACTATGAAAAATTACTCAACCGTGTACGCGAAATGGGAATCCCTGAAAAAGATATTTGGTGGTATTTAGAAACACGCAAATTTGGAACGGCTCCACACAGTGGATTTGGATTGGGTTTTGAGCGATTAATTTTGTTTGTTACAGGCATGAGTAATATCCGCGATGTAATTCCTTTTCCACGTACACCTAAAAATGCAGAATTTTAA
- a CDS encoding pyruvate dehydrogenase complex E1 component subunit beta, with translation MKTVQFREALREAMNEEMRRDEKIFLMGEEVAEYNGAYKVSQGMLAEFGAKRVIDTPIAELGFAGIAVGAAMNGLRPIVEFMTFNFSLVAIDQVINSAAKMMSMSGGQFTVPIVFRGPTGSAGMLSSQHSQAFESWYANCPGLKVVVPSNPADAKGLLKSAIRDNDPVIFMESEQMYGDKGEIPEGEYLIPIGVADIKREGKDVTIVSFGKIMKVALAAAAELANEGIQAEVIDLRTVRPIDYATVINSVKKTNRLVVVEEAWPLASIASEIAFKVQKDAFDYLDAPVLRVTSADVPLPYAPTLIDAALPNVSRVVKAVKQVLYVAK, from the coding sequence ATGAAAACAGTACAGTTTAGAGAAGCACTTCGGGAAGCCATGAATGAAGAAATGCGCCGGGATGAAAAGATATTTTTGATGGGCGAGGAAGTTGCTGAATACAATGGTGCTTACAAAGTTAGTCAAGGTATGCTGGCTGAATTTGGTGCCAAACGTGTAATCGATACCCCAATTGCAGAGCTTGGTTTTGCCGGAATTGCGGTAGGTGCAGCAATGAATGGATTACGTCCAATTGTAGAGTTTATGACATTTAACTTTTCACTCGTTGCAATTGATCAAGTAATAAACTCGGCTGCAAAAATGATGAGTATGAGCGGCGGTCAATTTACTGTTCCCATTGTTTTTAGAGGACCAACCGGTTCGGCCGGAATGCTTAGTTCGCAGCACTCTCAAGCATTTGAGAGCTGGTATGCCAACTGTCCCGGATTAAAAGTGGTAGTTCCTTCTAATCCTGCAGATGCTAAAGGCCTTTTAAAATCGGCTATTCGCGATAACGATCCGGTTATTTTTATGGAGAGCGAGCAAATGTATGGCGATAAAGGTGAAATTCCGGAAGGAGAATATTTAATACCTATTGGAGTTGCCGATATTAAACGTGAAGGGAAAGATGTTACGATTGTTTCGTTCGGAAAAATTATGAAAGTTGCTTTGGCAGCTGCTGCCGAATTAGCCAATGAAGGGATACAAGCCGAAGTAATCGATTTACGTACTGTACGCCCAATTGATTATGCCACTGTTATTAATTCAGTAAAAAAGACCAATCGTTTGGTTGTTGTTGAAGAGGCATGGCCACTAGCGTCAATTGCTTCCGAAATTGCTTTCAAAGTTCAAAAAGATGCATTCGATTATTTGGATGCTCCTGTTTTACGTGTTACTTCTGCCGATGTACCTTTGCCCTATGCTCCAACTTTAATTGATGCAGCTTTGCCTAATGTAAGCAGAGTAGTTAAAGCTGTAAAACAAGTATTGTATGTAGCTAAATAA